Proteins encoded within one genomic window of Flavobacterium gilvum:
- a CDS encoding glycoside hydrolase family 88 protein codes for MKTIQYYLVLLSFCSLTVSAQKDNSKDHFAMQKLIHDNFAFAEKQYQYLEKATPANEMPKTFEHNKNVSSDVWWWCSGFYPGTLLYIYEYTKKPLILDEAKKRLAILDTVKYYTKNHDLGFMMYCSFGNAYRLTKNEEYKKVILQSSKSLATRYRPDAKVIQSWEVSDDGLRNGKGFVGPVIIDNMMNLEMLEWASHNSNDPTFADIAENHANTTIKNHFRPDYSSYHVLDYDLKTGQVLKKVTAQGYADSSAWSRGQGWALYGYTMMYRFTKNPDYLKQAQGIAKFILNNPKLPADKVPYWDFDAPITPSTLRDVSAATIYASALLELGQYTSGKEKQNYVDVAKTILKSLSTPKYRAKLGSNGGYLLMHSVGSIPHNGEIDVPLTYADYYFLEALLRYKKWYL; via the coding sequence ATGAAAACAATTCAGTACTATTTGGTACTATTGTCCTTTTGCAGCTTAACTGTTTCTGCCCAAAAAGACAATAGCAAGGATCATTTTGCTATGCAAAAACTGATTCATGACAATTTCGCATTTGCCGAAAAGCAATACCAATATCTAGAAAAAGCAACACCGGCAAATGAAATGCCAAAAACATTCGAGCATAACAAAAATGTTAGTTCCGATGTTTGGTGGTGGTGCAGCGGTTTTTATCCCGGAACACTTTTGTATATTTATGAATATACCAAAAAACCTTTAATCCTTGATGAAGCCAAAAAGAGACTTGCTATATTGGATACGGTAAAGTATTACACCAAAAACCATGATTTGGGTTTTATGATGTATTGCAGTTTTGGGAATGCTTATCGATTAACGAAAAACGAAGAATACAAAAAAGTGATTCTTCAGTCTTCAAAATCATTAGCAACCCGATACCGCCCCGATGCCAAAGTGATTCAGTCATGGGAGGTTAGCGATGATGGATTGCGAAACGGAAAAGGTTTTGTAGGCCCGGTTATCATTGACAATATGATGAATCTCGAAATGCTGGAATGGGCGAGTCATAATAGTAATGATCCAACTTTTGCAGACATTGCAGAAAATCATGCCAATACAACGATCAAAAATCATTTCAGACCGGATTACAGCAGTTATCACGTACTGGATTATGATTTGAAAACAGGACAAGTTCTTAAAAAAGTTACGGCTCAGGGATATGCAGATTCCAGCGCATGGAGTAGAGGACAGGGATGGGCATTGTATGGTTACACCATGATGTACCGATTTACAAAAAATCCTGATTACTTAAAACAAGCACAAGGAATTGCCAAATTCATTTTGAACAATCCTAAATTACCTGCAGATAAGGTTCCGTATTGGGATTTTGATGCTCCAATAACTCCTAGTACTTTACGCGATGTTTCGGCGGCAACCATTTATGCATCTGCATTATTGGAATTGGGTCAATACACTTCAGGGAAAGAGAAACAGAATTATGTTGATGTTGCCAAAACCATTTTGAAGTCATTATCAACTCCAAAATACAGAGCAAAATTAGGTTCAAATGGAGGTTATCTGTTAATGCATAGTGTGGGCTCGATCCCGCATAATGGGGAAATTGATGTACCGCTTACCTATGCCGACTATTATTTCCTGGAAGCATTATTGCGTTATAAAAAATGGTATTTATAA
- a CDS encoding sialate O-acetylesterase: MMKFQKQVIIYLICFTFFGSTAFSAIKLPYLFSDNMVLQQQSNPLIWGWSTAGAQVSLVTSWNKKKIIVTADSKGKWKANVATPTAGGPFEIKISEANNSITIKNVLIGEVWLCSGQSNMEMPMKGFKDQPILGASDAIFNSDNDKIRLYTVPKAVQREAQDDSGKATWNEAEPESVTNFSATAYFFGRLLYAKLKVPIGLVCNSYGGTPVEGFMDEEALKPFPEITSFPSKTDTSQKINNKNASAVYNAMLYPFLGYTIKGCIWYQGESNYDRPKQYETLFPAFVKMLRTKSNNENLPFYYVQIAPYKNKPIESDPKLHSAYLRDAQRKALAVIPNSGMAVTLDIGDEIFIHPRDKETVGKRLAYMALAKTYGLKGFPYASPMYESVSFAGNVATVQFSNTANGLTSYGKPLSNFEIAGADKVFYPAKAVVSQGKLQVSAPEVANPVAVRYAFKDFVAGDLFNTEGFPASSFRTDDW, encoded by the coding sequence ATGATGAAATTTCAGAAACAAGTTATTATTTATTTAATTTGCTTTACTTTCTTTGGAAGTACAGCTTTTAGTGCAATCAAACTTCCGTATTTATTTTCGGATAATATGGTATTGCAGCAACAATCAAATCCCTTGATTTGGGGCTGGAGTACGGCAGGAGCCCAAGTTAGTCTTGTTACATCCTGGAATAAAAAGAAGATTATTGTTACTGCTGATTCAAAAGGTAAATGGAAAGCAAATGTTGCAACTCCAACAGCAGGCGGTCCTTTTGAAATAAAAATAAGTGAAGCAAACAATAGCATTACTATTAAAAATGTTTTGATAGGCGAAGTTTGGCTTTGCAGTGGGCAAAGTAATATGGAAATGCCAATGAAAGGCTTCAAAGATCAGCCTATTCTTGGTGCTAGCGATGCCATTTTTAATTCGGACAATGACAAAATCAGGTTGTACACCGTACCAAAAGCGGTTCAGAGAGAGGCTCAGGATGACTCTGGTAAGGCAACGTGGAATGAAGCTGAACCCGAATCGGTTACCAACTTCAGCGCGACAGCTTATTTCTTCGGAAGATTATTGTATGCGAAGTTAAAAGTGCCAATTGGACTAGTGTGCAATAGCTATGGAGGCACTCCCGTGGAAGGCTTTATGGATGAAGAAGCATTGAAACCATTTCCGGAGATTACCTCCTTTCCATCAAAAACGGACACTTCACAAAAAATAAATAATAAAAATGCTTCTGCGGTTTATAATGCCATGTTGTATCCTTTTTTGGGTTATACCATCAAAGGTTGTATTTGGTATCAGGGAGAAAGTAATTATGACCGTCCGAAACAATACGAAACCTTGTTTCCTGCTTTTGTAAAAATGCTGAGAACAAAATCGAATAATGAGAATCTTCCGTTTTACTATGTGCAGATTGCACCTTATAAAAATAAACCTATTGAATCAGATCCTAAGTTGCATTCGGCTTATTTGCGAGATGCCCAAAGAAAAGCATTGGCAGTAATTCCCAACAGCGGTATGGCTGTTACATTGGATATTGGTGATGAAATTTTCATTCATCCCCGGGATAAGGAAACTGTGGGTAAACGTTTAGCGTATATGGCACTGGCCAAAACCTACGGCTTAAAAGGATTTCCATATGCTTCTCCAATGTATGAATCCGTAAGTTTTGCCGGTAATGTAGCTACAGTTCAATTCAGCAATACGGCAAACGGTTTGACTTCTTACGGTAAGCCTTTGAGTAATTTTGAAATTGCCGGCGCCGATAAAGTTTTTTATCCGGCAAAAGCAGTAGTTTCTCAAGGAAAATTGCAGGTATCGGCTCCAGAGGTTGCTAACCCGGTAGCTGTGAGGTATGCTTTTAAAGATTTTGTTGCGGGCGACTTGTTTAACACTGAAGGATTTCCTGCGAGCAGTTTTAGAACAGATGATTGGTAG
- a CDS encoding beta-galactosidase, with translation MKKKFLLLLMACISFLEINAQNRLQYDIKIKSTNATVVTPDIKRGTSVGPNGASFGYTGNYLLRNGKPWFPVMGEFHYERYNANQWEQEIIAMKAGGVAIISTYVIWILHEMREGVFDWSGDNNLNRFLALCKKHGMFVWVRPGPWAHAEIKNGGFPDWLMAKKIKLRTDDPVYLRYADLFFKQVAEQCEGYYFKEGGPIIGVQVENELNFKNAPDYEHMKTLKKIAIQNGMDVPYYSAFAPGPDNQDEFFFTLGSYPDSPWNTSTKKLIKPVFFIKPLKADDDIGSDLLGKVDNKVRSNYPLISAELGGGMQNTYHRRVDVSASDVAANIFVKLAAGLNGFGYYMYHGCMNPLDWTNDYGFHETRISNYPNDLSMVNYDFQAPLGAMGIPAQSFSELKLMNLFAQDYGDRLVETRPYFPSKFKVSMVSKDTVQSSIRTKNGAGFIFLSNYQRLVSLPEIKDFQLSLNNGSTTEAVPAKPITFPANHYVIWPYKLEMQSVLLKYATVQPLSILNNGGTKTFVFFRDAIAPEMVFDNSTIKKVSALKGCLWNEKEGTITSDKQEGSFYFEITSKNGEQVKVLVVTRELALQTYKINYGDKQEALVFTDALLRQETTNQYSLEIANKDGKIAVKTYPSSDLVVKSVSNGINCKPVTTDNFLGSFVLNPSVVNKPSVNFTPIVDNDVEAAQKFKDSMLTEFKKSTAFKPLQPGPLYKATFHSLPNQQLYQSTYNCKPSTGVVDWEVSVNYDGDYMTMYQKNKLVYDQFNYNNICKFRLNYVSKNTADPIVIQVLPVEKQYEIYWESLEKTLDDQLKAKVKKIDIVPVYRYKVSIEKQMKK, from the coding sequence ATGAAAAAGAAATTTTTGTTGCTGTTGATGGCATGCATTTCATTTTTGGAAATAAATGCACAGAATCGTTTGCAATATGACATAAAAATCAAAAGCACTAATGCAACAGTAGTAACACCGGATATTAAAAGAGGAACTAGTGTTGGGCCAAACGGTGCAAGTTTTGGCTATACAGGAAATTATTTGTTGCGTAATGGAAAACCTTGGTTTCCCGTTATGGGAGAATTTCATTATGAAAGGTACAATGCCAATCAATGGGAACAGGAAATTATTGCCATGAAGGCAGGTGGTGTTGCCATAATCAGTACCTATGTTATTTGGATTTTACATGAAATGAGGGAAGGTGTTTTTGATTGGAGTGGAGATAATAACCTTAACCGATTTCTAGCACTTTGTAAAAAACACGGAATGTTTGTGTGGGTAAGGCCTGGTCCTTGGGCGCACGCTGAAATCAAAAATGGTGGTTTTCCTGACTGGTTGATGGCTAAAAAGATAAAATTGCGTACAGATGACCCTGTATACCTGCGTTATGCTGATTTGTTTTTTAAACAAGTTGCTGAACAATGTGAGGGATATTATTTCAAAGAAGGTGGACCGATTATTGGGGTTCAAGTGGAAAATGAATTGAATTTTAAGAATGCTCCGGACTATGAACACATGAAGACCTTGAAAAAAATAGCTATTCAGAATGGAATGGATGTTCCTTATTACAGTGCTTTTGCTCCAGGACCGGATAATCAGGATGAGTTTTTCTTTACTCTAGGCAGTTATCCCGATAGTCCATGGAATACTTCCACTAAAAAGTTAATTAAACCCGTGTTCTTTATTAAACCCTTGAAAGCAGATGATGACATAGGAAGTGATTTGTTGGGCAAAGTTGATAATAAGGTTCGAAGCAATTACCCATTGATTTCTGCCGAATTGGGTGGAGGGATGCAAAATACGTATCACAGGCGTGTTGACGTTTCTGCTTCAGATGTGGCAGCCAATATTTTTGTGAAATTAGCAGCAGGCTTAAATGGATTCGGATATTATATGTATCACGGATGTATGAATCCTCTGGATTGGACAAACGACTACGGGTTTCATGAGACAAGAATTTCTAATTATCCGAACGATTTGTCCATGGTTAATTACGATTTTCAGGCTCCATTAGGTGCTATGGGAATACCAGCACAATCTTTTTCTGAATTAAAATTGATGAACCTTTTTGCGCAGGATTATGGTGATAGATTAGTAGAAACACGCCCTTATTTTCCATCAAAATTTAAAGTATCGATGGTTTCAAAAGATACGGTGCAGTCTTCTATTCGTACCAAAAATGGTGCGGGCTTTATTTTCCTTTCGAATTACCAAAGATTGGTTTCATTACCCGAAATTAAGGATTTTCAACTTAGTTTAAACAATGGTTCAACAACGGAAGCGGTTCCGGCAAAGCCTATTACTTTTCCTGCTAATCATTATGTAATCTGGCCTTATAAATTAGAAATGCAAAGCGTATTATTGAAATATGCTACCGTACAACCACTTTCTATTCTAAATAATGGAGGTACAAAAACGTTTGTTTTCTTCAGAGATGCCATTGCTCCGGAAATGGTTTTCGACAATTCTACCATTAAAAAAGTAAGCGCTTTAAAAGGTTGCCTGTGGAATGAAAAAGAAGGAACTATAACCAGCGATAAGCAAGAAGGTAGTTTTTATTTTGAAATAACAAGTAAAAATGGCGAACAGGTAAAAGTACTTGTTGTTACCAGAGAGCTGGCGCTACAGACCTATAAAATTAATTACGGTGATAAACAGGAAGCGTTGGTTTTTACTGATGCCTTGTTAAGACAGGAAACAACGAACCAATACAGTTTGGAAATTGCCAACAAAGATGGTAAGATTGCCGTGAAAACCTATCCAAGTTCTGATTTGGTGGTCAAATCAGTTTCAAATGGCATAAACTGTAAGCCGGTTACTACAGATAATTTTTTGGGCTCATTTGTGCTGAATCCTTCTGTTGTAAATAAACCTTCGGTAAATTTTACACCAATCGTTGATAACGATGTTGAAGCGGCTCAAAAATTTAAAGACTCAATGTTAACTGAATTTAAGAAATCTACAGCATTCAAACCGTTGCAGCCAGGACCTTTATACAAAGCAACATTTCACTCTTTGCCAAATCAGCAATTGTATCAATCGACTTATAATTGCAAGCCATCAACAGGCGTAGTTGACTGGGAAGTATCAGTAAATTATGATGGCGATTATATGACAATGTATCAAAAGAATAAGTTAGTTTACGACCAGTTTAACTATAATAATATTTGTAAGTTTAGATTGAATTATGTATCCAAGAATACAGCCGATCCTATAGTAATTCAGGTATTGCCTGTAGAGAAGCAGTATGAAATTTACTGGGAAAGTTTGGAAAAAACATTGGACGATCAGTTAAAGGCGAAAGTGAAGAAAATCGACATCGTTCCGGTTTACCGATACAAAGTATCGATTGAAAAGCAGATGAAAAAATAA
- a CDS encoding RagB/SusD family nutrient uptake outer membrane protein gives MKKIYIILGLIAMSTSSCESFLDEKPIDKVGLEQYYTDEAGLTQVLAGVYDILGSSNVYGNLINTTYEVQSDESFYGRNTATGLVVNLYNFTDPNIANYWTDLYKGIERANDLIANINVATIDETKRQQILGEAKFLRGYYYFLLVTHFGDVPLRLTPTTSPVGISMARTPKAQVYEQILNDMKEAEGKVATSSAIGFPGRVSKTVVDGILARVCLYMAGYPLNDTSKYAESLVWSKKVIDSGEHALNVTFDTNPAFNSFNQTIPTVPANSNNAYRQIFINPALDKYDTKECMWEVEFKGNRADGYFELGGLGSQIGITFTPANGSPLMNTIGYCYGFVKATHRLFNSYDAAGRDLRRDWNLATYTWAINNTTNVATKTAIGKNVQYGRDAAKWKREYEAINPKDKNQSGINFPVLRYADVLLMYAEAQNQVNNGPTATALEYVNQVRRRGYGLPIGTPSLVADLPSGLSKAAFQQQAIEDERMRELCFEGLRRLDLIRWKGLGYVTVMNAVGNEIAASPAANPPAPAPPVIVSDTRYGRVGGQSTTQKNLLFPIPSVEMLSNKLITPADQNPGW, from the coding sequence ATGAAAAAGATATATATAATATTGGGCTTGATTGCTATGAGCACAAGTTCATGTGAGAGTTTTTTGGATGAAAAGCCGATTGATAAAGTTGGATTGGAGCAGTATTATACAGATGAAGCCGGTTTGACTCAGGTTTTAGCAGGGGTTTATGATATACTGGGTTCAAGTAATGTTTATGGTAACTTAATAAACACTACCTATGAAGTACAATCAGATGAGAGTTTTTACGGTCGTAATACTGCAACAGGTTTAGTTGTAAATCTTTATAATTTCACGGATCCAAATATTGCCAATTATTGGACCGACCTTTACAAAGGAATTGAAAGAGCCAATGATTTGATTGCCAATATTAATGTGGCAACAATTGATGAAACAAAACGCCAACAAATATTGGGAGAAGCTAAGTTCTTAAGAGGTTATTATTATTTCCTTTTGGTAACTCATTTTGGTGATGTGCCTTTGAGATTGACTCCAACGACAAGTCCTGTTGGAATTAGCATGGCTAGAACTCCAAAAGCTCAGGTTTACGAGCAAATATTGAATGACATGAAGGAGGCCGAAGGCAAAGTGGCTACTTCATCGGCTATTGGATTTCCGGGCCGTGTTTCAAAAACGGTAGTTGATGGGATTTTGGCAAGAGTATGTTTGTACATGGCGGGTTATCCTCTAAATGATACTTCAAAATATGCTGAATCTTTAGTTTGGTCTAAAAAAGTAATCGATTCTGGTGAGCATGCTTTGAATGTAACTTTCGATACTAATCCTGCTTTTAACAGTTTTAATCAGACTATTCCAACTGTTCCTGCAAATTCTAATAATGCTTACCGTCAAATATTTATTAATCCAGCACTAGATAAATATGACACAAAAGAGTGTATGTGGGAAGTTGAATTTAAAGGGAATCGTGCTGATGGGTACTTTGAACTTGGAGGCTTAGGAAGTCAGATTGGAATTACTTTTACGCCTGCAAATGGTTCGCCTCTTATGAATACTATTGGATATTGTTATGGATTCGTAAAAGCAACACATAGATTATTCAATAGCTATGATGCTGCTGGTAGAGATTTGCGTCGTGATTGGAATTTGGCCACTTACACATGGGCTATCAACAATACTACTAATGTCGCAACCAAAACTGCCATTGGCAAGAATGTTCAATATGGTAGAGATGCTGCGAAATGGAAAAGAGAATACGAAGCCATTAATCCTAAAGATAAAAACCAAAGCGGTATTAATTTCCCTGTATTGAGATATGCTGATGTACTCTTGATGTATGCTGAAGCACAAAATCAGGTGAATAATGGTCCAACTGCAACTGCTCTTGAATATGTGAACCAAGTACGAAGAAGAGGATATGGCTTGCCAATTGGTACACCAAGTTTGGTTGCTGATTTGCCATCAGGTTTAAGTAAAGCTGCTTTTCAGCAACAAGCTATTGAAGACGAGCGTATGCGTGAATTGTGTTTTGAAGGATTAAGAAGATTGGATTTGATTCGTTGGAAAGGTTTAGGTTATGTTACTGTTATGAATGCTGTAGGGAATGAAATAGCAGCAAGTCCTGCAGCTAACCCACCTGCACCTGCGCCACCTGTGATAGTTTCTGATACCCGATACGGTAGAGTCGGAGGGCAAAGTACTACCCAAAAGAACTTATTGTTCCCTATTCCTTCAGTAGAAATGTTGTCTAATAAGTTGATAACTCCAGCTGACCAAAACCCGGGTTGGTAA
- a CDS encoding DUF4955 domain-containing protein, which yields MFESIREYNDSSKKIQKGIIFLLNLFVITTVAAQQNAKIFEDYKKDKNVLPDFSYVGYHQGEKNIPNITNYKVFDVTEFGAKPNDDISDKQAIQLAIDAANKNGSGIVFFPKGRFLVNEDGDANNSIISKNGHIIFRGSGSGSGGTELFMKNNLPPANPSQMWTVPPLFIFTSSGSDKKIGQVTAAASVGDLTIQVNTTEGLESGDWIALKLLDNNKDLIASELKNNKVEPEWTSLINKGISVNVFYQIKKIKNGKLTLMAPISYAIDPKYQWGVYKFAHNEEIGIEDIAFVGNWKEKFVHHRSWKDDSGYTMLRIQKTTNSWIKNCRFTDCSVAATISQSANVTVLNCLVNGNAGHEAISAGGSTNVLIAKCVDEASQWHSFGTTGGTMNTVIWKCTYPATTCFESHSSQPRNTLLDGVEGGLMNGRAGGAKENMPNHMQGLVLWNYKQTNEPVKDFEFWPPTVVSEWWRIPNPVIVGFTSKGSTFKKEQLGQSESIGTAVEPASLYEAQLKLRLGKLPEWIKETNKASTF from the coding sequence ATGTTTGAATCTATTAGGGAATACAACGACAGTAGCAAAAAGATTCAAAAGGGAATAATTTTCCTTTTGAATCTTTTTGTTATTACTACGGTTGCTGCTCAGCAGAACGCCAAGATATTTGAAGATTATAAGAAAGATAAAAATGTGTTGCCTGATTTCTCTTATGTGGGTTACCATCAGGGTGAAAAAAATATTCCGAATATCACTAATTATAAAGTTTTTGATGTGACTGAATTTGGCGCAAAGCCAAATGATGACATTTCAGATAAACAAGCGATTCAACTAGCTATTGATGCCGCCAATAAAAACGGTTCCGGAATTGTTTTTTTTCCAAAAGGACGATTTTTGGTCAATGAAGATGGTGATGCGAACAATTCCATTATTTCCAAAAATGGACATATCATTTTCAGAGGAAGTGGCTCGGGTTCTGGAGGAACGGAGTTGTTTATGAAAAATAACCTTCCGCCGGCAAATCCTTCTCAAATGTGGACTGTGCCGCCATTATTCATTTTTACAAGTTCCGGTTCTGATAAAAAAATTGGACAAGTTACTGCAGCAGCTTCTGTTGGTGATTTGACCATCCAAGTAAACACGACTGAAGGTTTGGAATCAGGAGATTGGATTGCGCTAAAATTATTAGATAATAATAAAGATTTAATTGCATCAGAATTAAAAAACAATAAAGTAGAACCAGAGTGGACTAGTCTTATAAATAAAGGAATTAGTGTCAACGTTTTTTATCAGATAAAAAAAATTAAGAATGGAAAGCTGACCTTGATGGCTCCCATTTCCTATGCAATTGATCCAAAATACCAATGGGGTGTTTATAAATTTGCCCATAATGAGGAGATTGGGATAGAAGATATTGCCTTTGTGGGTAATTGGAAAGAAAAATTTGTGCACCATCGCTCATGGAAAGACGATAGTGGTTATACTATGCTTCGAATTCAGAAAACGACGAATTCATGGATAAAAAATTGCCGTTTTACAGATTGCAGTGTAGCAGCTACAATTTCTCAAAGTGCCAATGTCACCGTTTTGAATTGTTTAGTAAATGGAAATGCGGGACATGAAGCGATTAGTGCCGGAGGTTCTACCAATGTATTGATTGCCAAATGTGTTGATGAAGCTTCACAATGGCATTCTTTTGGGACTACAGGGGGAACCATGAATACCGTGATTTGGAAATGTACTTATCCTGCTACTACTTGTTTTGAATCGCATTCGAGTCAACCCAGAAACACATTGCTTGATGGTGTAGAAGGCGGTTTGATGAATGGTCGTGCAGGCGGTGCAAAGGAAAATATGCCTAACCACATGCAGGGTTTGGTTTTATGGAATTATAAACAAACCAATGAACCGGTAAAAGATTTTGAATTTTGGCCGCCTACAGTGGTCTCTGAATGGTGGAGAATTCCTAATCCTGTAATTGTAGGTTTTACAAGCAAGGGATCTACTTTTAAAAAGGAACAATTAGGACAATCAGAATCCATTGGTACAGCTGTTGAACCCGCTTCTTTGTATGAAGCCCAATTAAAATTGAGATTGGGAAAATTACCCGAATGGATTAAAGAGACAAATAAAGCAAGTACATTTTAA
- a CDS encoding glycosyl hydrolase family 95 catalytic domain-containing protein, with protein sequence MKSLLKIIFLFGAVTAVASLSAQVKKTADKSGHPPRQWIVWSDKPALKWEDAFVTGNGRHGTMFTGNVGEERIICVHEKLFVRAWDRHKVAVANLANLLPEMRKLSDSAKFGEAARLSTGEARKQLDAMGATNMWPLFPHPAFDVQMNVKKVGVVSAYRRELNLETGEAKAQWKDEQGTVEESVFSSRIDNVNVIRIKSSAGKKLELTLNLAETPGRTGKANGFELDKVFLNTSSKADASGWLSYHAQYSSDPGGYDGLAKVVANGGQMRVENNQLKIENTNEVTILVRITPLEFGCTSQEVAVRNELSLLPTDYDKLLLPHAAQHGEMFRRVVLDLGCADLWKSTPTEKMLDEAHEKGVTPLFLEQIHAMGRYLLISSSGDFPPPLQGIWGGGWTPSWIGGFVMDTNVNLAISGISTGDLAECAESYFGYVERLLPAWRLNASSYLGCRGFLVPHYSDPEKGYLNHFTPGLPWMYWPGGAGWNLMPFYEHGMLYGDTAFLRKRVLPLYQEMAQFYEDYLTKDKDGYYHISPGISPENGVKGQGSTLSKDATFEIAVAREVFDHLLKLGKMFNLNQSDMAKWKQYHDKLVPYRINADGALAEWITLPFEDNYKHRHNSHLYPVFPGREFFEPGADPALVEAARVALGKRFESDTESAHGLIHLALMATRLHEKEKVLANLNRFAQRNYVYNGLVTSHNPEHAIYNLDSVLSLQRLLADMMVFSQPGRVEFLPACAATFPQGQLLGTRIHGGHKLDIQWKDGKLVSATIHAGKTNRCAFVYNGKQKEVDLIAGKKYKFDSQFNLIRGK encoded by the coding sequence ATGAAATCACTATTAAAGATAATTTTTCTTTTTGGAGCGGTGACAGCTGTTGCTTCGCTTTCCGCACAAGTAAAGAAAACAGCTGATAAGTCAGGCCATCCTCCTCGACAATGGATTGTTTGGTCCGATAAACCAGCACTTAAATGGGAAGATGCATTTGTAACAGGTAATGGTCGTCACGGAACGATGTTTACAGGTAATGTGGGTGAGGAGCGGATTATTTGTGTACATGAAAAACTTTTTGTTCGCGCTTGGGATCGACACAAAGTAGCGGTGGCCAACCTTGCCAACCTGCTTCCAGAGATGAGAAAGTTGAGTGATTCAGCTAAGTTTGGCGAGGCCGCACGTCTTAGCACAGGTGAGGCTCGTAAACAGCTCGATGCTATGGGAGCTACAAATATGTGGCCGCTATTCCCGCATCCTGCGTTTGATGTGCAAATGAATGTAAAAAAGGTTGGAGTTGTTTCTGCTTATAGACGTGAGCTGAATTTGGAAACCGGGGAAGCAAAAGCCCAATGGAAAGATGAACAGGGTACCGTAGAGGAAAGTGTATTTTCATCTAGGATTGATAATGTTAATGTAATCAGGATTAAATCATCAGCAGGAAAAAAACTGGAATTAACACTCAATCTTGCCGAAACTCCCGGCCGCACAGGAAAGGCTAATGGTTTTGAATTGGACAAGGTTTTTCTTAACACAAGCAGTAAGGCCGATGCATCAGGGTGGTTGAGCTATCATGCACAATATTCATCAGATCCAGGTGGTTATGATGGTTTGGCTAAGGTAGTTGCAAATGGTGGACAAATGCGAGTGGAGAATAATCAACTTAAGATAGAAAACACCAATGAAGTTACTATATTAGTACGTATAACACCATTGGAATTTGGTTGCACTTCACAGGAAGTAGCCGTTCGTAATGAACTTTCTTTGCTTCCGACTGATTATGATAAGCTGTTGCTGCCACATGCTGCTCAACATGGCGAGATGTTTCGTCGTGTAGTGCTTGATCTGGGTTGTGCAGACCTTTGGAAAAGCACGCCAACAGAGAAAATGTTGGATGAAGCTCACGAAAAAGGAGTAACACCTCTATTTCTTGAACAGATTCATGCCATGGGACGATATTTACTTATATCTTCATCTGGAGATTTTCCGCCACCACTGCAAGGCATTTGGGGAGGTGGATGGACACCTTCATGGATTGGTGGCTTTGTGATGGATACTAATGTGAATCTTGCTATTTCTGGGATTTCTACAGGTGATTTGGCCGAATGTGCAGAATCGTATTTTGGTTATGTAGAAAGATTATTGCCCGCCTGGAGACTTAATGCCAGTAGTTATTTGGGCTGTCGTGGCTTCTTGGTACCTCATTACAGCGATCCGGAAAAAGGATATCTCAATCATTTTACTCCTGGTCTTCCATGGATGTATTGGCCAGGTGGTGCTGGATGGAATTTGATGCCTTTTTATGAGCACGGAATGCTTTATGGAGATACAGCTTTTCTTCGCAAACGTGTTTTACCTTTATATCAGGAAATGGCACAGTTTTATGAAGACTATCTTACCAAAGATAAAGATGGGTACTATCATATTTCCCCAGGGATTTCCCCCGAAAATGGTGTCAAAGGACAAGGTAGTACACTTTCAAAAGATGCTACTTTCGAAATAGCAGTGGCTCGTGAAGTATTTGACCATTTATTGAAATTGGGAAAAATGTTTAATCTTAATCAGTCAGATATGGCAAAGTGGAAACAGTACCACGATAAGTTGGTTCCTTATCGTATTAATGCTGATGGCGCTTTGGCCGAATGGATAACTTTACCTTTTGAAGACAATTACAAACACCGACACAATTCGCATCTCTATCCGGTTTTCCCAGGTAGAGAGTTTTTTGAACCCGGTGCTGATCCAGCTCTAGTAGAGGCTGCAAGAGTGGCTTTGGGTAAGCGTTTTGAATCAGATACTGAATCGGCTCATGGTCTGATTCATTTAGCATTGATGGCTACTAGGTTGCACGAAAAGGAAAAAGTGTTGGCTAATCTTAATCGTTTTGCCCAACGTAATTATGTATACAACGGTCTTGTTACTTCTCATAATCCAGAGCATGCTATTTACAATCTTGATTCGGTGTTGAGTTTGCAGCGATTGCTGGCCGATATGATGGTGTTTTCACAACCTGGTCGTGTTGAATTTTTGCCAGCCTGTGCAGCAACTTTCCCGCAAGGGCAGTTATTGGGGACACGTATTCACGGCGGCCATAAGCTAGATATACAATGGAAAGACGGAAAATTGGTGTCAGCTACTATTCATGCCGGCAAAACAAATCGATGTGCATTTGTATATAATGGAAAGCAAAAAGAGGTGGACTTAATTGCCGGAAAGAAATACAAGTTTGACAGCCAATTTAATTTGATTAGAGGGAAATAA